Proteins from a genomic interval of Medicago truncatula cultivar Jemalong A17 chromosome 3, MtrunA17r5.0-ANR, whole genome shotgun sequence:
- the LOC11444321 gene encoding RNA-binding protein pno1 isoform X1 produces MNGMKCIICCTMASSSMEVDNVLSEQKVLPPKPKFEPLKPHEMPGAAVQFRKVSVPPHRYTPLKKVWMDIYTPVFEQMKIDIRMNLKGRKVELKTRHDTPDISNLQKCADFVHAFMLGFDVIDAIAILRLDELYVESFEIKDVKTLRGDHLSRAIGRLSGKGGKTKFTIENASKTRIVIADTKIHILGSFANIKIARDSLCYLIMGSPAGKVYSKLRAVTSRMAERF; encoded by the exons ATGAATGGGATGAAGTGTATTATTTG TTGCACAATGGCATCATCTTCAATGGAAGTTGACAATGTCCTATCTGAACAAAAAGTTTTGCCTCCAAAGCCAAAGTTTGAGCCTCTGAAACCTCATGAGATGCCTGGTGCTGCGGTTCAGTTTCGCAAGGTATCGGTTCCACCACATCGTTATACACCTCTCAAGAAAGTTTGGATGGACATCTACACTCCTGTATTTGAGCAGATGAAAATTGACATCCGAATGAATTTGAAGGGTCGAAAAGTTGAGCTGAAGACAAGGCACGATACACCTGACATCAGTAACCTGCAAAAATGTGCTGATTTTGTCCATGCTTTCATGTTGGGTTTTGATGTCATTGATGCTATTGCTATTCTGCGTCTGGATGAGCTCTATGTTGAGTCCTTTGAGATTAAGGATGTTAAGACACTTCGAGGTGATCACTTGTCCCGTGCTATTGGAAGATTATCTGGAAAAGGTGGTAAAACCAAGTTTACAATTGAGAATGCATCGAAGACTAGAATTGTGATTGCTGACACCAAAATTCACATTCTGGGATCTTTTGCAAACATCAAGATTGCTAGGGATTCTCTTTGTTACCTAATTATGGGATCACCCGCAGGAAAGGTATATTCCAAGTTGAGAGCCGTTACTTCTAGGATGGCAGAAAGGTTTTAA
- the LOC11444321 gene encoding RNA-binding protein pno1 isoform X2, with protein sequence MASSSMEVDNVLSEQKVLPPKPKFEPLKPHEMPGAAVQFRKVSVPPHRYTPLKKVWMDIYTPVFEQMKIDIRMNLKGRKVELKTRHDTPDISNLQKCADFVHAFMLGFDVIDAIAILRLDELYVESFEIKDVKTLRGDHLSRAIGRLSGKGGKTKFTIENASKTRIVIADTKIHILGSFANIKIARDSLCYLIMGSPAGKVYSKLRAVTSRMAERF encoded by the coding sequence ATGGCATCATCTTCAATGGAAGTTGACAATGTCCTATCTGAACAAAAAGTTTTGCCTCCAAAGCCAAAGTTTGAGCCTCTGAAACCTCATGAGATGCCTGGTGCTGCGGTTCAGTTTCGCAAGGTATCGGTTCCACCACATCGTTATACACCTCTCAAGAAAGTTTGGATGGACATCTACACTCCTGTATTTGAGCAGATGAAAATTGACATCCGAATGAATTTGAAGGGTCGAAAAGTTGAGCTGAAGACAAGGCACGATACACCTGACATCAGTAACCTGCAAAAATGTGCTGATTTTGTCCATGCTTTCATGTTGGGTTTTGATGTCATTGATGCTATTGCTATTCTGCGTCTGGATGAGCTCTATGTTGAGTCCTTTGAGATTAAGGATGTTAAGACACTTCGAGGTGATCACTTGTCCCGTGCTATTGGAAGATTATCTGGAAAAGGTGGTAAAACCAAGTTTACAATTGAGAATGCATCGAAGACTAGAATTGTGATTGCTGACACCAAAATTCACATTCTGGGATCTTTTGCAAACATCAAGATTGCTAGGGATTCTCTTTGTTACCTAATTATGGGATCACCCGCAGGAAAGGTATATTCCAAGTTGAGAGCCGTTACTTCTAGGATGGCAGAAAGGTTTTAA